A genomic window from Chitinophaga pollutisoli includes:
- a CDS encoding TetR/AcrR family transcriptional regulator, whose protein sequence is MEVQERILDTAFNMFRQYGTRSITMDDIANRMGISKKTLYAHFADKSDLVLNVMSRHLALIEEQCIASRNDSADAIGELFLVIKMLEDKFRNMNPVVMMDLQKFHSKAFQLFEQHKNVFMVSTIRENLERGIREGLYRPDLDVEILSAFRAASSLFCFQPELFPMNGYDMTKVQRVLLEHFLYGVATLKGYKQIEQYKTKDNQ, encoded by the coding sequence ATGGAAGTTCAAGAACGAATCCTGGACACGGCGTTCAACATGTTCCGGCAATACGGCACCCGTTCCATCACCATGGACGATATCGCCAACCGCATGGGCATCTCCAAAAAAACGCTGTACGCCCACTTCGCCGACAAGAGCGACCTGGTGCTCAACGTTATGAGCCGCCACCTCGCCCTCATCGAAGAGCAGTGCATCGCCAGCCGGAACGACAGCGCCGACGCCATCGGGGAATTGTTCCTGGTCATTAAGATGCTGGAAGACAAATTCCGGAACATGAACCCGGTTGTGATGATGGACCTCCAGAAATTCCATTCCAAAGCGTTCCAGCTGTTCGAACAGCATAAGAACGTTTTTATGGTCAGCACCATCCGCGAAAACCTGGAAAGGGGCATCCGGGAAGGATTGTACCGGCCCGACCTCGATGTGGAGATTCTAAGTGCTTTCCGCGCCGCTTCCTCGCTGTTTTGCTTCCAGCCGGAATTATTCCCCATGAATGGTTATGATATGACGAAGGTGCAACGCGTGCTGCTGGAACATTTCCTTTATGGCGTAGCCACCCTGAAAGGGTACAAGCAGATCGAACAGTACAAAACAAAAGATAACCAGTAA
- the serC gene encoding 3-phosphoserine/phosphohydroxythreonine transaminase, producing MEQENVYNLDRNMKVHNFNAGPSVLPNEVLYKASKALIDFEGSGMSILEIGHRTEPFMAVMEEARNLTRELMQLDDDFEVLFLQGGATMQFMQVPMNLLDSGETASYIDTGVWSNKAIKEAKLFGFVDVSASSKEANYNHIPKQYTIATQSKYLHITTNNTIYGTQWNSIPETEVPIVADMSSDILSREMDFNRFALIYAGVQKNMGAAGATMVAVRKSMLGKVSRQIPSILNYKNHIENGSMLNTPPVFAVYITMLTLRWLKGQGGVAAIEQINNKKAALLYDEIDHNPLFRGNVAKEDRSKMNVTFTIDKPELEEEFLKFCKKEDIVGIKGHRLSGGFRASLYNALPLESVEVMVEAMKFFSLKKA from the coding sequence GTGGAACAAGAAAACGTATACAATTTAGACCGCAACATGAAGGTGCACAACTTTAATGCAGGTCCTTCTGTATTGCCCAACGAGGTGCTGTACAAAGCCAGCAAGGCGCTGATCGATTTTGAAGGATCAGGAATGTCCATCCTGGAGATCGGGCACAGAACGGAACCTTTTATGGCAGTAATGGAGGAGGCCCGCAACCTTACCCGCGAGCTCATGCAGCTCGACGATGATTTCGAAGTGCTCTTCCTGCAGGGCGGGGCCACCATGCAATTCATGCAGGTGCCCATGAACCTGCTGGACAGCGGCGAAACGGCGTCTTACATCGACACGGGCGTATGGTCCAACAAAGCCATCAAGGAAGCGAAACTCTTCGGTTTTGTAGACGTGTCCGCCAGCTCCAAAGAGGCGAACTACAATCATATTCCCAAACAATACACGATCGCTACCCAATCCAAATACCTGCATATCACCACCAACAACACCATTTACGGGACGCAATGGAATTCCATTCCCGAAACGGAGGTGCCCATCGTGGCCGATATGAGCAGCGATATCCTCAGCCGCGAGATGGACTTCAACCGCTTCGCGCTGATCTATGCCGGGGTGCAGAAGAATATGGGCGCTGCAGGAGCCACCATGGTGGCCGTTCGCAAGAGCATGCTCGGAAAGGTTTCCCGCCAGATCCCTTCCATCCTGAACTATAAAAATCATATCGAAAACGGCTCCATGCTCAACACGCCGCCCGTTTTCGCCGTATACATCACCATGCTCACGCTCCGCTGGCTCAAAGGCCAGGGCGGTGTGGCCGCCATCGAGCAGATCAATAACAAAAAAGCGGCGCTGCTGTACGATGAAATCGACCACAACCCGCTGTTCCGCGGGAACGTAGCGAAGGAAGACCGCAGCAAAATGAACGTCACCTTCACCATCGACAAGCCCGAGCTGGAAGAGGAATTCCTCAAATTCTGCAAGAAAGAAGATATCGTAGGGATCAAAGGGCACCGGTTGTCCGGCGGCTTCCGCGCTTCCTTGTACAACGCCCTCCCGCTCGAAAGCGTGGAAGTGATGGTGGAAGCCATGAAGTTCTTCTCCCTGAAGAAAGCATAA
- the paaN gene encoding phenylacetic acid degradation protein PaaN — MLIAKHQNIIDNAVKANHERTFYSQYPEHPKAYGEAAPAQGEVAYKSLLNQPFPRLKQKVVENWYGEEVSPYTLEPLGISYPVISTEELVKAGKRAGQRWAQLSVADRAGILTETLEKIQHHFFEIAHATMHTTGQSFMMSFQASGPHANDRALEAIAMGYQQLQHFPGAQTWEKPMGKISVKLQKSFRPVPKGLGLVIGCSTFPVWNSLPGIYADLITGNPVIVKPHAKAVLPIAIVVAVIQQVLEENGQDPYTCQLAADSTRQPITKALCEHPDVHLIDYTGGSAFGNYVESLASQGKTVFTEKSGVNSVIIDSVQDIDAVMQNLAFSVSLYSGQMCTAPQNFFIPETGVKTPGGMLSFDEVAQKFTDAITALVNNPKMGAGTLGAVQNETTLQRAREAKQLGGKILLEGAPVTSEEFAGARTWSPVVVVVSAEDSHIFQQELFGPVVLLVKTKNTDDSIRLARQMASSHGAITCGAYATDESVMDKIADAMNSVFTPVSFNFTGFIWVNQHAAFSDFHVTGGNPAGNASFTTPEFVDKRFVWVGNRTYVS; from the coding sequence ATGCTGATCGCAAAACACCAAAACATCATCGACAACGCGGTAAAGGCCAACCACGAAAGAACCTTTTATTCGCAGTACCCCGAACACCCGAAGGCTTATGGCGAAGCTGCTCCCGCGCAGGGAGAAGTCGCTTACAAGAGCCTGCTCAACCAGCCCTTTCCCCGTTTGAAACAAAAAGTGGTGGAAAACTGGTATGGGGAAGAAGTTTCCCCCTACACCCTGGAGCCCCTCGGCATTTCGTACCCTGTCATTTCCACGGAAGAACTCGTTAAGGCGGGCAAAAGAGCCGGCCAGCGCTGGGCGCAGCTGTCGGTCGCCGACCGCGCCGGCATCCTCACCGAAACCCTGGAAAAAATCCAACACCATTTCTTCGAGATCGCGCATGCCACCATGCATACCACCGGCCAGAGCTTCATGATGAGCTTCCAGGCGAGCGGTCCGCATGCGAACGACCGCGCCCTTGAAGCCATTGCGATGGGTTACCAGCAGCTCCAGCATTTCCCCGGCGCGCAAACCTGGGAAAAGCCGATGGGCAAAATCAGCGTGAAGCTGCAAAAATCTTTCCGGCCCGTACCCAAAGGTTTAGGCCTCGTGATCGGGTGCTCCACTTTCCCTGTCTGGAATTCGCTGCCGGGGATTTATGCGGACCTCATCACGGGGAACCCCGTGATCGTGAAACCGCATGCCAAAGCCGTGCTGCCCATCGCCATCGTGGTGGCTGTTATCCAGCAGGTACTGGAAGAAAATGGTCAGGATCCCTACACCTGCCAGCTGGCGGCGGACTCCACCCGGCAGCCCATCACCAAAGCTCTTTGCGAACACCCGGACGTTCACCTGATCGACTATACCGGCGGCAGCGCCTTTGGCAATTACGTGGAATCGCTCGCCTCGCAGGGGAAAACCGTTTTCACTGAAAAGTCCGGCGTCAACTCCGTAATAATTGATTCCGTGCAGGACATCGATGCCGTGATGCAGAACCTGGCGTTTTCCGTGAGCCTGTACAGCGGGCAGATGTGTACCGCACCACAGAATTTCTTCATCCCCGAAACCGGCGTTAAAACACCCGGTGGCATGCTTTCGTTCGACGAAGTCGCCCAAAAGTTCACGGACGCCATTACCGCGCTCGTCAACAACCCGAAAATGGGCGCGGGGACCCTTGGCGCCGTACAAAACGAAACCACCCTGCAACGCGCCCGTGAGGCGAAACAGCTGGGTGGAAAAATATTGCTTGAAGGCGCACCCGTGACCAGCGAGGAATTCGCCGGGGCGCGGACGTGGAGCCCGGTGGTAGTGGTAGTTTCGGCGGAAGATTCCCACATTTTCCAGCAGGAACTTTTCGGGCCGGTGGTGCTGCTCGTTAAAACCAAAAACACCGACGACTCCATCCGCCTGGCCCGGCAAATGGCTTCCAGCCACGGCGCCATCACCTGCGGCGCATATGCGACCGACGAATCGGTGATGGACAAGATCGCCGACGCCATGAACAGCGTTTTCACGCCGGTGTCTTTCAATTTTACGGGATTCATCTGGGTGAACCAGCACGCCGCGTTTTCCGATTTCCATGTTACCGGCGGCAACCCGGCCGGCAA
- a CDS encoding tetratricopeptide repeat protein — protein MEWQKAAKKWTLVLTGVLSFQWALAQDNAELQQTARNFLRSGDYANAILVLNQAITSAPDDIQLKKDLAFAYYLKGDYNRAYTVVSPLIDKKDADVHLFQIAGNIYQGKQDWKGAEKVYQRGLRKFPQSGELHCDYGDLLQNMKNFDAALRYWVKGIEVDPNFPGNYYHAARSYMWTHEPIWAILYGETFINLESYTTRTAEIRDVVLESYKKLFDDPAIFNSVPGQTTKGKKGDAANPFIDAFKGVMAKQVSVIATGIEPESLIMLRTRFVLDWYKFYGVKYPYALFDFQRKLLRDGMFEAYNVWLFGPAANQAEYKSWTALNKTAYDEFTAWQRNHPLKLRDDEFYNTGKIASIK, from the coding sequence ATGGAATGGCAAAAGGCTGCAAAAAAATGGACACTGGTGCTGACGGGCGTACTTTCCTTCCAGTGGGCACTTGCCCAGGATAATGCCGAGCTGCAACAGACGGCGCGGAACTTCCTGCGTTCGGGGGATTATGCGAATGCGATCCTGGTGCTCAACCAGGCCATCACCTCCGCTCCTGACGACATCCAGCTGAAGAAAGACCTGGCCTTTGCCTATTATCTCAAAGGTGATTACAACCGCGCTTACACCGTGGTTTCGCCGCTCATTGACAAGAAAGACGCCGACGTTCACCTGTTCCAGATCGCCGGCAACATTTACCAGGGCAAGCAGGACTGGAAGGGAGCAGAGAAGGTTTACCAACGTGGGCTCCGCAAGTTCCCGCAAAGCGGCGAGCTGCATTGCGACTACGGCGACCTCCTGCAGAACATGAAGAATTTCGACGCCGCCCTGCGTTATTGGGTGAAAGGGATTGAAGTAGACCCGAATTTCCCGGGCAACTATTACCATGCCGCCCGCAGTTATATGTGGACGCATGAACCCATCTGGGCCATCCTCTACGGCGAAACCTTCATCAACCTCGAAAGCTATACCACCCGCACCGCCGAGATCCGCGATGTGGTCCTGGAAAGTTATAAGAAACTGTTCGATGACCCGGCCATTTTCAACAGCGTGCCCGGTCAAACCACCAAAGGCAAAAAAGGCGACGCGGCCAACCCTTTCATCGACGCTTTCAAAGGCGTGATGGCCAAGCAGGTGAGCGTGATCGCCACGGGCATCGAGCCGGAATCGCTCATAATGTTGCGGACGCGGTTTGTGCTCGACTGGTATAAATTCTACGGCGTGAAATATCCTTACGCCCTGTTCGATTTCCAGCGGAAGCTCCTGAGAGACGGTATGTTTGAAGCTTACAACGTATGGCTCTTTGGCCCCGCCGCCAACCAGGCCGAATACAAATCCTGGACGGCGCTGAACAAAACGGCCTACGACGAGTTCACGGCCTGGCAGCGCAACCATCCGTTGAAACTCCGGGACGACGAGTTTTACAACACCGGAAAGATCGCCTCGATCAAGTAA
- a CDS encoding DUF502 domain-containing protein, which produces MSPKLKFRVLLSRLLRYFFQGLLILAPIGITAFTLYWGFITIDNLLPRDLIPEDHPMNFLRYKGVGFAIVLIIIVFVGYLSSSFIIGRLIDMFDHILERTPFIKYIYSSVKDVFDAFVGEKKKFDHPVLVNVYGVDVWEMGFITQEDVRALGLEGYLAVYVPHAYAITGKVFMVKREKVRPLTNVSAGEAMKFAVSGGVTTITELPSAPIAPSESGESR; this is translated from the coding sequence ATGTCTCCAAAGCTGAAATTCCGGGTGCTGTTGTCGCGCCTGCTGCGCTATTTTTTCCAGGGTTTGCTGATCCTGGCGCCGATCGGCATCACGGCATTTACGCTGTACTGGGGATTTATTACCATCGATAACCTGTTGCCGCGGGACCTGATCCCGGAGGACCACCCCATGAACTTCCTCCGCTACAAGGGGGTAGGATTCGCCATCGTATTGATAATCATAGTATTTGTGGGGTATTTGAGTTCTTCTTTTATTATTGGAAGGTTGATTGATATGTTCGACCATATCCTGGAGCGGACGCCATTTATTAAGTATATCTATTCGTCGGTGAAGGATGTGTTTGATGCGTTTGTGGGGGAGAAGAAGAAGTTCGACCATCCGGTGCTGGTGAATGTGTACGGGGTGGATGTGTGGGAGATGGGATTTATCACGCAGGAAGATGTGCGGGCCCTGGGGCTGGAAGGTTACCTGGCGGTGTATGTGCCGCACGCCTATGCGATAACGGGCAAGGTGTTCATGGTGAAGCGCGAGAAGGTGCGGCCATTGACGAACGTATCTGCCGGCGAGGCGATGAAGTTCGCGGTTTCCGGGGGTGTGACGACCATCACGGAACTGCCTTCCGCGCCAATTGCACCATCAGAATCGGGCGAATCTCGCTAA
- a CDS encoding TolC family protein gives MHFKWKLVALAGTMLHALTCAHAQQQPAVSSEPLRFSAQDAISYALTHQYDIRNAKLDELNQLAVNREVSGLALPQVSATGLFQHNPIIQKQLVDISNFDPSAPKGTTVPIAFGLAYNALGQVDVNQTLFDPSVLVALQARKTLEDLARKGVERSEVEIKAAVYKAYFNVLAADKALGILDSNRVRLNTMLAETREIYKNGLVEKLDVDRLVVQVNNLESQLTRLKQVRETGIAALKFQIGMPVKQPLILTDTLGNNALKADIQEQDAFTYQNRIEYQLLETQRQALEYDLKRYRLQGLPSLYLFGQGGASRATGKFDYFSSQSWYGYVSYGLNLKVPIFTGFQRLRKVDQALIKVRQADIDMEQLRGAIDLEQVNSATTLRNNISTLENEEENIGLAEEVWKTTMIKYREGVGSSVEVINAETALLMAQNNYFTALFNVIVARVDYLKAYGKL, from the coding sequence ATGCACTTTAAATGGAAACTCGTTGCTCTCGCGGGCACGATGTTGCATGCCCTCACCTGCGCCCACGCACAGCAGCAACCGGCCGTTTCGTCGGAACCGCTGCGGTTTTCCGCGCAGGACGCCATATCTTATGCGCTTACCCATCAGTACGACATCCGTAATGCAAAGCTGGACGAGCTGAACCAGCTGGCCGTGAACCGCGAAGTGAGCGGCCTGGCCCTCCCGCAGGTCAGCGCAACCGGACTGTTCCAGCACAACCCCATCATCCAGAAACAACTGGTCGACATCAGCAACTTCGACCCCAGCGCCCCCAAAGGCACAACGGTCCCCATTGCATTCGGACTGGCCTACAATGCCCTGGGGCAGGTGGATGTGAACCAGACGCTCTTCGATCCCAGCGTGCTCGTTGCGCTCCAGGCCCGTAAAACCCTGGAAGACCTCGCCCGCAAAGGCGTGGAAAGGTCCGAAGTGGAAATTAAAGCCGCGGTGTATAAAGCCTATTTCAACGTACTGGCCGCCGATAAGGCGCTCGGCATCCTCGATTCCAACCGCGTGCGCCTGAACACCATGCTTGCCGAAACCCGCGAGATATATAAAAACGGCCTCGTCGAGAAACTCGACGTCGACCGCCTGGTGGTACAGGTAAACAACCTCGAATCACAGCTCACCCGTCTGAAACAAGTGCGCGAAACCGGGATCGCAGCCCTCAAGTTCCAGATCGGCATGCCCGTCAAGCAACCCCTGATTTTAACCGATACGCTGGGGAATAACGCCCTGAAAGCGGATATCCAGGAGCAGGACGCATTTACCTATCAGAACCGTATCGAATACCAGCTCCTCGAAACCCAACGTCAGGCGTTGGAATACGATCTGAAAAGGTACCGCCTCCAGGGATTGCCTTCGCTCTACCTCTTCGGGCAGGGCGGCGCCTCCCGCGCAACGGGCAAATTTGACTACTTCTCTTCCCAAAGCTGGTACGGTTACGTTTCCTACGGCCTCAACCTGAAAGTGCCCATCTTCACCGGCTTCCAGCGCCTCCGGAAAGTAGACCAGGCCCTGATCAAGGTGAGACAGGCCGACATTGACATGGAACAACTCCGCGGAGCGATAGACCTGGAACAAGTCAATTCCGCCACCACGCTCCGCAACAACATTTCCACCCTGGAAAATGAGGAAGAGAATATCGGGCTGGCTGAAGAAGTATGGAAAACGACCATGATCAAATACCGCGAAGGCGTGGGGTCCAGCGTAGAAGTCATCAATGCGGAAACCGCCCTCCTCATGGCCCAGAACAACTACTTCACCGCGCTGTTCAACGTGATCGTTGCCCGCGTAGATTATCTCAAAGCATACGGAAAACTGTAA
- a CDS encoding DUF1015 family protein yields MAIIKPFRALRPQPALAKEVAARPYDVLNSKEAAEEAAGNPYSFYHVSKSEIDLPEGTDIHSAPVYAKAAENLQRLLAEGTLFAEASPAYYIYKLVMDGRSQTGLVCASSIDDYNKGIIKKHEFTRPEKEQDRINHITATKAQTGNVFLAYNDVPELNSLISHWQEHNAPVYDFVANDGISHTIWVVAEAAAVEEITHRFATQVPATYIADGHHRAASAALVQKASGEDVTADKPINFFLTTIFPASQLAILDYNRVVKDLNGHSKADFISRLEYDFIVEAIGHHEQKPSMLHEFSMYLDHTWYRLVAREGTYTTDPIGILDVTILQNNVLDKHLGIQDPRTDKRIDFVGGIRGLGELVKRVDSGEMAVAFALYPVTIQQLFDIADSGNVMPPKSTWFEPKLRDGLLTHTI; encoded by the coding sequence ATGGCAATTATCAAACCGTTCCGGGCGCTGCGTCCGCAACCCGCGCTGGCCAAAGAGGTAGCCGCCAGGCCCTACGATGTGCTCAATTCGAAAGAAGCCGCCGAAGAAGCCGCCGGCAACCCGTATTCTTTCTACCACGTCAGCAAATCGGAGATCGATCTGCCGGAAGGGACGGACATCCATTCCGCCCCCGTGTATGCCAAAGCCGCAGAAAACCTGCAGCGACTGCTGGCCGAAGGGACCCTTTTCGCCGAAGCTTCCCCCGCTTACTACATCTACAAACTCGTCATGGACGGCCGCTCCCAGACAGGGCTCGTTTGCGCCTCCAGCATCGACGACTACAATAAGGGCATTATCAAGAAACACGAGTTCACCCGTCCGGAAAAGGAACAGGACCGCATCAACCACATCACCGCCACCAAAGCGCAAACCGGTAATGTGTTCCTCGCCTACAACGACGTGCCCGAGCTCAACTCCCTCATCTCCCACTGGCAGGAGCATAACGCGCCGGTGTACGACTTCGTGGCCAACGACGGCATTTCCCACACCATCTGGGTAGTGGCCGAAGCCGCCGCCGTGGAGGAAATCACGCATCGCTTCGCCACCCAGGTGCCCGCCACCTACATCGCCGACGGGCATCACCGCGCCGCTTCCGCCGCCCTGGTACAGAAAGCCAGCGGGGAAGACGTAACCGCCGATAAGCCCATCAACTTCTTCCTCACCACCATCTTCCCGGCCAGCCAGCTTGCCATTCTCGACTACAACCGCGTCGTGAAAGACCTGAACGGCCACAGCAAGGCGGATTTCATTTCCCGCCTGGAATACGACTTCATCGTGGAAGCCATCGGCCATCACGAGCAGAAGCCCTCTATGCTCCATGAATTTTCCATGTACCTCGACCATACCTGGTACCGCCTGGTAGCCCGCGAAGGTACCTACACCACCGATCCCATCGGCATCCTGGACGTGACCATCCTCCAGAACAACGTGCTGGACAAGCACCTGGGCATCCAGGATCCCCGGACCGACAAGCGCATCGATTTCGTGGGCGGGATCCGCGGACTGGGAGAACTGGTGAAACGCGTGGACAGCGGCGAGATGGCCGTAGCCTTCGCCCTTTATCCCGTTACAATCCAGCAACTTTTCGATATTGCGGACAGTGGCAACGTAATGCCTCCGAAGTCGACCTGGTTTGAGCCCAAACTGCGCGACGGGCTGCTGACCCATACGATCTGA
- a CDS encoding zinc dependent phospholipase C family protein, translating to MERITLQETKTDDVFQDFHFDVAGGLPGFRERAGLGFFGHERINRLAVFSLPPEMLVFFKPHLSYLVKHATTPDKRRYLVADEGPRHYIDLDRYGTPPFADLPRGWREAVARYGADTLAKHGVLPWHLERMQYRLTEAFRLGNGLQALRTAAELGHYIGDAYVPLHASSNHNGQQTGQHGIHGLWESRIPELFADDRYDYWTGRAAYLPDCRAFFWKTVLESAEASWVVLATEKQLAREFPADRRYAWELRNGKLVRQYSKAYAGAYQDRMGNMVERRMRGAIAAVAACWYTAWADAGQPPLAHLAALTFPELEMEEDRRVDSIAAAGRIMGREH from the coding sequence ATGGAGCGGATTACATTGCAGGAAACAAAAACCGACGATGTATTCCAGGATTTTCATTTCGATGTTGCTGGCGGGCTGCCTGGTTTCCGGGAGCGCGCGGGGCTGGGGTTCTTCGGCCATGAGCGGATCAACCGGCTGGCCGTGTTTTCGTTGCCGCCGGAGATGCTGGTCTTCTTCAAACCGCACCTTTCCTACCTTGTAAAACACGCCACCACGCCCGATAAGCGGCGATACCTGGTGGCGGACGAGGGGCCCAGGCATTATATCGACCTCGACCGGTACGGGACTCCGCCTTTTGCGGACTTACCACGCGGCTGGCGGGAGGCGGTGGCGCGGTACGGAGCGGATACGCTGGCAAAGCACGGCGTGCTGCCCTGGCACCTCGAGCGCATGCAATACCGGCTCACGGAAGCTTTCCGGCTGGGCAACGGTTTGCAGGCGCTGCGCACGGCGGCGGAGCTGGGGCATTATATAGGAGACGCCTATGTGCCGTTGCACGCCAGCTCCAACCACAACGGGCAGCAAACGGGGCAGCATGGCATCCATGGGCTGTGGGAGTCGCGCATTCCCGAGCTTTTCGCCGACGACCGGTATGATTACTGGACGGGGCGGGCGGCGTACCTCCCGGATTGCAGGGCCTTTTTCTGGAAAACGGTGCTCGAAAGCGCCGAGGCATCCTGGGTGGTGCTGGCCACGGAAAAGCAGCTGGCACGGGAGTTCCCGGCAGACAGGCGTTATGCCTGGGAGCTGCGCAACGGGAAGCTGGTGCGGCAGTACAGTAAGGCATATGCCGGAGCGTACCAGGACCGTATGGGCAATATGGTGGAACGCAGGATGCGTGGGGCGATTGCCGCGGTGGCGGCATGCTGGTATACGGCCTGGGCCGATGCGGGACAGCCGCCTTTGGCGCACCTGGCGGCGCTTACCTTCCCGGAGCTCGAAATGGAAGAAGACCGGAGGGTGGACAGCATAGCCGCCGCCGGGAGGATCATGGGCCGGGAACACTGA